In Methanomicrobium antiquum, one DNA window encodes the following:
- a CDS encoding phospholipase D-like domain-containing protein yields the protein MTINYSGNILKSLEKPIQETFSFEDETLGTCWASKKVADLNNLAVFNADIIRETQRDIIIPSKKGELIKYLVKNIEKAHDEIYLSSFLIQKSPVTEALLEAENRGVKVFLLTAREEDLKNINSENLEEESDIIKDHIALLNSFAGKILVRTCDSFHAKYILIDPLSDNPFGLMMTCNATVDPMTGSNIEIAVSLKKNEILSFFSHFLNGFWEMADHELLEPGKLRAVKKDLSFKPDLGEITLPVTTNKSKTLRKYLIELITGAKKSIYITGWSFDPDYQIVKELEDASSRGVSIQIGTKQTPKSTKALLKLAEHNASILGHSRFHAKCVLVDGESGIIITSNFTRLGLESGFETSVLLNKDEVKKIESIVSEWFKSCPWKLSHSLLLGVADDKILELSKTGDNLIDFPIITEEERSIPDFSPQSLELIMNYTIQKGQAEKIRRNLNDKKIKKLTLSQRIIPPKLAKNAKKEEHKDIPFPVYSTGKGLKCITISKWEDINSAKEFAQKLNAKIVLEA from the coding sequence ATGACAATCAATTATTCTGGTAATATCTTAAAATCTCTTGAAAAACCAATCCAAGAAACATTCAGTTTTGAAGATGAGACACTTGGAACATGCTGGGCAAGCAAAAAAGTTGCGGATTTAAATAACCTTGCGGTTTTCAATGCCGACATAATAAGAGAAACCCAACGGGATATTATCATACCTTCTAAAAAGGGTGAATTGATCAAATATTTAGTTAAAAATATTGAAAAAGCTCACGATGAAATTTATCTATCATCATTTCTTATTCAAAAAAGTCCTGTTACTGAGGCTCTTCTAGAAGCTGAAAATAGGGGAGTGAAAGTTTTCCTATTAACTGCAAGAGAAGAAGATCTCAAAAATATTAATAGTGAAAATCTGGAAGAAGAGAGTGATATAATAAAAGATCACATTGCACTTCTAAATTCTTTTGCTGGGAAGATACTTGTCAGGACATGCGATAGTTTTCATGCCAAATATATTCTGATTGATCCTCTTTCGGATAATCCATTTGGATTGATGATGACCTGTAATGCTACTGTTGATCCTATGACAGGTTCAAATATTGAAATAGCCGTTTCACTTAAGAAAAATGAAATATTATCATTTTTTTCACATTTTCTTAATGGCTTTTGGGAGATGGCAGATCATGAACTTCTGGAACCAGGTAAATTAAGAGCTGTGAAAAAAGATCTCTCTTTCAAACCTGATTTGGGAGAAATTACTCTGCCGGTAACGACCAATAAATCTAAAACATTAAGAAAATACCTGATTGAATTAATTACAGGTGCTAAAAAATCAATTTATATTACAGGATGGTCATTTGATCCTGATTATCAAATTGTTAAAGAATTAGAAGATGCCTCTTCCCGTGGTGTTTCTATTCAAATCGGAACAAAACAGACACCTAAAAGTACAAAAGCACTATTAAAACTTGCAGAGCATAATGCCTCAATTTTGGGTCACTCACGTTTTCATGCAAAATGTGTTTTAGTAGATGGAGAATCAGGAATTATTATTACATCAAATTTTACAAGACTTGGTCTTGAAAGCGGATTTGAAACATCGGTTTTATTAAATAAAGATGAAGTCAAAAAAATCGAATCTATTGTTTCAGAATGGTTTAAAAGTTGTCCCTGGAAATTAAGCCACAGCCTCCTTCTTGGAGTTGCTGATGATAAAATATTAGAATTATCAAAAACAGGAGATAATTTAATTGATTTTCCAATTATAACTGAAGAAGAGAGATCAATTCCTGATTTTTCACCTCAATCATTAGAACTGATCATGAACTACACAATTCAAAAGGGACAGGCTGAAAAAATTAGAAGGAATCTAAATGATAAAAAAATTAAAAAATTGACATTATCTCAGAGAATAATTCCTCCAAAATTGGCAAAAAATGCTAAAAAAGAGGAGCATAAAGATATTCCTTTTCCGGTATATAGCACAGGGAAAGGACTAAAATGCATTACCATCTCAAAATGGGAAGACATTAACTCAGCAAAAGAATTTGCACAAAAATTGAACGCTAAAATTGTTTTAGAAGCCTAA